The proteins below are encoded in one region of Chiloscyllium punctatum isolate Juve2018m chromosome 9, sChiPun1.3, whole genome shotgun sequence:
- the pou4f1 gene encoding POU domain, class 4, transcription factor 1 yields MFAIASRDWNGYFPRAPERLEREGASLCTVFKMMSMNSKQPAFGMHHTLPEHKYTSLHSSSEAIRRACLPAPPQLQSNLFASLDETLLARAEALAAVDIAVSQGKSHPFKPDATYHTMNTVPCTSTSSVALPHPSALSSHPHAHHHHHPHQPHQPLDPGELIDHLSSSSLTLAGAMAVAGGGGGGGGGGGDGGGGGGGGGGGAGGGGGGVVSTSSHPHAAHMHGLGPLSHHHHHHHHHHHPHPHQAAMGMAPHPHGLVGHGVAGSGLPSVNDVDADPRELEAFAERFKQRRIKLGVTQADVGAALANLKIPGVGSLSQSTICRFESLTLSHNNMIALKPILQAWLEEAEGAHRDKMNKPDIFNGGEKKRKRTSIAAPEKRSLEAYFAVQPRPSSEKIAAIAEKLDLKKNVVRVWFCNQRQKQKRMKFSANH; encoded by the exons ATGTTTGCAATCGCTTCCCGTGACTGGAATGGTTATTTCCCACGTGCTCCTGAACGGCTGGAACGGGAGGGAG CATCCCTATGTACAGTGTTCAAAATGATGTCCATGAACAGCAAACAGCCAGCCTTCGGGATGCATCACACCCTACCTGAGCACAAGTACACTTCTCTGCACTCCAGCTCGGAAGCAATAAGGAGAGCCTGTCTACCAGCTCCGCCG CAACTGCAGAGCAACCTCTTCGCCAGCTTAGATGAGACCCTGCTCGCCCGCGCCGAGGCTCTGGCGGCCGTGGATATCGCCGTGTCCCAGGGCAAGAGCCACCCGTTCAAGCCGGATGCCACCTACCACACCATGAACACGGTGCCATGCACGTCTACCTCGAGCGTCGCCCTCCCGCACCCGTCCGCCCTGTCCTCGCACCCCCacgcccaccaccaccaccatccccaccAGCCGCACCAGCCGCTCGACCCGGGGGAGCTCATCGACCACCTCAGCTCGTCCTCGCTGACCCTGGccggggccatggcagtggccggaggagggggaggaggaggaggaggagggggggacgggggtggagggggaggtggtggtggtggtggggctgGAGGAGGCGGCGGCGGGGTGGTGTcgacctcctcccacccccacgCGGCTCACATGCACGGCCTGGGCCCCCTgagccaccaccaccaccatcaccaccaccaccaccaccctcacccccaccaggCGGCCATGGGCATGGCGCCGCACCCTCACGGCCTGGTGGGCCACGGCGTGGCGGGGTCCGGCCTGCCCTCGGTCAACGACGTGGACGCCGACCCGCGGGAGCTGGAGGCGTTCGCCGAGCGCTTCAAGCAGCGGCGGATCAAGCTGGGGGTGACCCAGGCGGACGTGGGCGCGGCCCTGGCCAACCTGAAGATCCCGGGCGTGGGCTCGCTCAGCCAGAGCACCATCTGCCGCTTCGAGTCGCTGACCCTGTCGCACAACAACATGATCGCGCTGAAGCCCATCCTGCAAGCGTGGCTGGAGGAGGCGGAGGGCGCGCACCGCGACAAGATGAACAAGCCCGACATCTTCAACGGCGGCGAGAAGAAGCGCAAGCGGACGTCCATCGCCGCCCCGGAGAAGCGCTCCCTCGAGGCTTACTTCGCCGTCCAGCCTCGGCCCTCCTCCGAAAAGATCGCGGCGATCGCCGAGAAACTGGATCTGAAAAAGAACGTTGTGCGGGTTTGGTTTTGCAATCAAAGACAGAAGCAGAAAAGAATGAAATTTTCCGCCAACCACTAG